Proteins found in one Primulina eburnea isolate SZY01 chromosome 16, ASM2296580v1, whole genome shotgun sequence genomic segment:
- the LOC140817363 gene encoding uncharacterized protein, whose product MGEMWKEIRKLREQVGSRVPVPKKGSPFLLAILKERLPPHFRQSNVGEYDRHTDTEEHLGRFENAALLHQYSDGVRCMVFLGTLVSIKRHQKNYLSLFVMKQQEDETLREFVQRFNSAALEIPSLVKKPPSSYDDLLARAEKYVNLEDAQRYRRMENWPGGSRVVGAEKRGRKRGTGEREEDITRRRGKFSSHVPLDMSHEEVMEREGSASRSRPRSRPSRRRGQGPPWINQGVGEQRDEGRGQDVLQEPVEPRRRTNEDNHPTRGMIHMISGGFTDGDSRRAWKAHGRRLENFEISRGADLPQDPIISFRPEDLRGVVTPHNDALVVTATIVNYDVARIFIDNRSSVSVLFKSTLDQMQVEGFEFEPVSTPLYGFAGHAIPPLSQIVLLLSLGTDPRWVTKMIAFTVVDTLSVYNGFLG is encoded by the exons ATGGGGGAGATGTGGAAGGAGATACGGAAGTTGAGGGAGCAGGTAGGAAGCAGGGTGCCGGTACCCAAGAAAGGAAGCCCTTTTTTACTAGCCATCTTGAAAGAAAGGCTTCCTCCACATTTCCGACAATCAAACGTTGGAGAATATGATAGACATACAGACACCGAAGAACACTTGGGGAGATTTGAGAATGCGGCTCTGTTGCACCAATATTCAGATGGAGTCAGGTGCATGGTGTTTCTGGGCACGTTGGTGAG CATCAAGAGGCACCAGAAGAATTATTTGAGTCTGTTTGTGATGAAACAACAAGAGGATGAAACTTTGCGAGAATTTGTCCAGCGTTTCAACAGTGCAGCGCTGGAAATACCA TCGCTGGTCAAGAAGCCTCCGTCGAGCTATGATGATCTGTTGGCTCGAGCTGAGAAATATGTAAACTTGGAAGATGCTCAACGGTACAGAAGGATGGAGAACTGGCCCGGAGGAAGTAGAGTTGTGGGAGCGGAGAAAAGAGGAAGGAAGAGGGGTACGGGGGAAAGAGAGGAGGACATAACTAGACGTAGAGGAAAATTCTCATCACATGTTCCCCTGGATATGAGTCATGAAGAGGTGATGGAG CGAGAAGGATCTGCATCTAGGAGTCGACCAAGGTCTCGCCCGTCTCGTAGACGTGGTCAAGGCCCTCCATGGATAAATCAGGGGGTTGGGGAGCAGAGAGACGAAGGTCGAGGTCAAGATGTCCTTCAGGAGCCCGTCGAACCGAGGAGGAGAACGAATGAGGATAACCACCCTACGAGAGGAATGATCCATATGATCTCGGGCGGTTTTACTGATGGAGATTCTAGGCGAGCTTGGAAAGCACATGGGAGAAGGTTGGAGAACTTCGAGATATCTAGGGGTGCAGACTTACCGCAAGACCCCATCATCAGCTTTAGGCCGGAAGACCTCCGAGGCGTTGTGACTCCAcataacgatgccttggtggtGACGGCCACCATTGTCAATTATGATGTTGCAAGGATATTTATTGATAATAGAAGCTCCGTGAGCGTCTTGTTCAAGAGCACGTTGGATCAAATGCAGGTGGAAGGATTTGAGTTTGAGCCGGTCTCCACCCCGCTATATGGGTTTGCAGGACACGCCATCCCGCCTTTGAGTCAGATTGTGCTTCTCCTATCCCTGGGGACTGATCCCCGGTGGGTAACAAAAATGATAGCGTTCACCGTGGTAGATACCCTTTCAGTGTATAATGGATTTCTAGGATGA
- the LOC140816373 gene encoding uncharacterized protein, translating into MSTLKSHFSTTLAILHVFTYPFNMKWRILCTILLILLPTLISSQTCHKTCGTIPIKYPFGTGTGCGNPRFLPYVTCTEQRLTFSTHTGCYTVTSIDYTNQIIYISDTAMSTCSCILPSKGFGLDWDAPFSFHDKTVVALLECSTDLKEKGSSTSLCDPQGSSICSLLYSCGAISRVSLPGSTCCVYTPVNLGPSFEMDLPKLQCSSYSALYGFNGEEYDPEVWNYGLALKYKFSFDNDYPVLCTSCEKSNGVCGYNDDESKSFACNCPGGLNTSTDCFYVGSWSHGSRFLPWKITGLLWMFSSAWFFSILNFM; encoded by the exons atgtCAACCTTAAAATCCCACTTCTCCACTACTCTTGCTATATTGCATGTGTTTACTTATCCCTTCAACATGAAGTGGAGGATACTTTGCACCATTCTTCTCATACTTCTCCCCACCTTAATCTCCTCACAAACATGTCACAAAACCTGCGGCACGATCCCAATCAAATACCCATTCGGCACGGGCACCGGCTGTGGCAATCCACGCTTCCTCCCATATGTAACCTGCACCGAACAGCGCCTCACGTTCTCAACTCACACAGGCTGCTACACGGTCACTTCTATCGACTACACCAACCAAATCATCTACATTTCTGATACCGCCATGTCCACTTGCTCATGTATCCTGCCAAGCAAAGGCTTCGGCCTCGACTGGGACGCCCCCTTCTCCTTCCACGACAAAACAGTCGTCGCTTTGCTTGAATGCTCCACCGATCTGAAAGAAAAAGGGTCGTCTACTTCCTTATGTGACCCTCAGGGCTCATCTATTTGCAGCCTACTGTATTCTTGTGGAGCGATCAGTAGGGTTAGTTTGCCTGGGTCCACTTGCTGCGTGTACACGCCGGTAAATCTTGGCCCTTCATTTGAAATGGACTTGCCGAAGCTGCAGTGTTCATCCTATTCGGCTTTGTATGGATTCAACGGGGAAGAATACGATCCCGAGGTATGGAACTACGGTTTGGCGCTGAAGTATAAGTTCAGTTTCGATAACGATTATCCTGTGTTGTGCACGAGCTGCGAAAAGAGTAATGGAGTTTGTGGATACAACGACGACGAATCCAAGTCGTTCGCCTGCAATTGTCCCGGTGGATTGAATACATCGACAGATTGTTTTTACGTGGGATCTTGGAGCCATGGGTCAAGATTTCTCCCCTGGAAAATTACTG GGCTTCTATGGATGTTTTCATCGGCTTGGTTCTTCTCAATACTGAACTTCATGTGA
- the LOC140816381 gene encoding HIPL1 protein-like has product MDGVLNILSWLSLLLLLPFPSYALPLCTSLRAPTSVKGRLAFCPYHGQVCCNTAEDLRLRKRFDAMNISDSACAAVVKSIVCATCDPFSAELFEVNSNPRSIPILCNTTAGEPISSLSSQTDGSFCSSVWEACKSVSILNSPFAPALQTKAELPRNATLSTLTDLWQSESDFCNAFSGSSDEKSLCFNGKPVLLNKSDTLPPPKGICLEKIDNGSYLNMVAHPDGSNRAFFSSQAGKIWLATIPDQDSGDALGLDESSPFVDLTDQVHLDASFGMMGMAFHPNYATNGRFFASFNCDKEKSPACGGRCACNSDVSCDPSELSSIDSGKPCRYHVVVAEYTANGTSSSLSTAEKASPVEVRRTFTMGLPFTANHGGQILFGPADGYLYIMMGDGGSKGDPYNFAQNKKSLLGKILRVDVDDMPSEEDIVKHSLWGNYTVPQDNPSSEDEQMEPSIWAYGLRNPWRCSFDSERPSYFVCADVGQDQYEEVDIISKGGNYGWRVYEGPLVFEPQKSPGGNTSADSIDPIFPVLGYNHSEINKLGSAAISGGYVYRAQTDPCTYGSYLYGDLYASHLWAASETPQNSGNFTTSDISFSCAPDSPIKCESVPNSNIPALKFIFSFGEDNRKDVYILTQSGVYRVVRPSRCNYACSKEEVITTTKPPQASPSHGYIMAIPRLGLMLLVSAVLVFMILSCNISDYQ; this is encoded by the exons ATGGATGGAGTTTTAAACATTCTCTCATGGCTCAGTCTACTGCTGCTGCTACCTTTTCCTTCTTATGCACTGCCCTTGTGTACTAGCTTGA GAGCACCTACTAGCGTGAAGGGGCGTTTAGCATTCTGCCCATACCATGGGCAAGTGTGCTGCAATACAGCAGAAGATCTGCGGTTGCGGAAGCGTTTTGATGCTATGAATATATCTGATTCTGCTTGTGCTGCTGTTGTGAAATCCATCGTCTGTGCG ACTTGTGATCCATTCTCAGCAGAATTATTTGAGGTCAATTCGAACCCACGGTCAATTCCAATACTTTGCAACACCACTGCCGGTGAACCAATTTCATCCTTGTCAAGCCAAACAGACGGTAGCTTTTGCTCATCTGTATGGGAAGCTTGTAAATCTGTATCAATCTTGAATTCTCCCTTTGCTCCTGCATTGCAAACCAAAGCCGAATTGCCACGAAACGCAACCTTATCAACTCTAACTGACCTTTGGCAATCAGAATCTGATTTTTGCAATGCATTCTCTGGCTCTTCTGATGAAAAATCTCTTTGCTTCAATGGTAAACCTGTTTTGCTCAATAAAAGTGATACATTACCTCCCCCTAAAGGCATATGCCTTGAAAAAATCGACAATGGGTCTTATCTCAATATGGTTGCTCATCCTGATGGATCAAACCGCGCCTTTTTCTCTAGCCAAGCTGGCAAAATCTGGTTAGCCACTATCCCAGATCAAGATTCAGGAGATGCATTAGGGCTCGATGAATCAAGTCCGTTTGTTGACTTAACAGATCAAGTTCATCTGGATGCGAGCTTTGGAATGATGGGAATGGCTTTTCATCCGAACTATGCAACAAATGGTAGATTCTTTGCATCATTTAACTGTGACAAAGAGAAGTCTCCAGCCTGTGGAGGGAGATGTGCGTGTAACTCAGATGTTTCATGTGATCCTTCAGAGTTGAGTTCAATAGATTCAGGAAAGCCTTGCAGATATCATGTGGTTGTTGCTGAGTATACTGCTAACGGGACTTCTTCAAGCCTGTCAACG GCAGAGAAAGCGAGTCCAGTTGAAGTCAGGAGAACTTTTACTATGGGGCTGCCTTTCACTGCTAATCATGGTGGCCAGATTCTTTTTGGTCCTGCAGATGGTTACTTATATATCATGATGGGAGATGGAGGAAGCAAAGGTGATCCATACAATTTTGCGCAGAATAAGAAGTCGTTACTCGGAAAAATCTTAAGGGTCGATGTAGACGATATGCCAA GTGAAGAGGACATAGTTAAGCATAGCCTATGGGGAAACTACACTGTTCCACAAGATAACCCTTCTTCGGAAGATGAACAAATGGAACCTTCAATATGGGCTTATGGACTAAGAAATCCTTGGCGTTGTAGTTTTGATTCAGAAAGGCCTTCCTATTTCGTGTGTGCTGATGTTGGGCAG GATCAATATGAAGAAGTTGACATAATATCTAAGGGAGGAAACTATGGATGGCGTGTATATGAAGGCCCTCTTGTTTTCGAGCCTCAAAAAAGTCCAGGGGGTAACACATCTGCTGATTCCATTGACCCCATCTTCCCTGTGTTGGGATACAACCATTCCGAGATAAATAAGCTCGGTTCTGCTGCAATATCCGGTGGATATGTCTATCGTGCACAGACCGATCCATGCACTTATGGAAG ttacCTGTACGGAGACCTATATGCAAGTCATCTTTGGGCAGCATCGGAAACACCACAAAACAGTGGGAACTTCACTACTAGTGACATTTCCTTTAGCTGTGCTCCTGACTCTCCCATCAAGTGTGAATCAGTGCCTAACAGCAATATTCCTGCTTTAAAGTTCATATTTTCATTCGGGGAAGATAACAGAAAAGACGTGTACATTTTAACACAGAGTGGAGTGTACAGGGTGGTTCGTCCCAGTCGATGCAACTATGCTTGCTCAAAGGAAGAAGTGATAACCACTACAAAACCTCCTCAGGCTTCTCCTTCTCATGGTTACATCATGGCAATTCCTCGTTTGGGATTGATGCTTCTAGTTTCTGCAGTTTTggtatttatgatattgtcttgTAACATATCAGACTATCAGTAA